Proteins from a single region of Corylus avellana chromosome ca11, CavTom2PMs-1.0:
- the LOC132165655 gene encoding uncharacterized protein LOC132165655, which yields MSSPYPVLGNRSIDQWKVTELKEELKRRKLTTKGLKDDLIRRLDEALRVEMENAKEDVDNGVDFGSKPVVGEKDAPTVPVAAGTAKELANSGGNKNKNKNTDSGMVQVDINDSAAALDQGKVGEGDILGGTDAARVEEELVVHSTTVETSIEVTETVTSEVVLSEHNLENIETQKENGNSKSLMENDDLKPQLENEDSMPQLENEDPKPQLENEDSKPQLENEDSKPQLENEGLKPPPEGFMLDSSTPENQVSEVSPILGSQVKSDSISTDSVSINEKIELKDNVIADHVKLELDVVNPEMVEPSSSNVVPVGGESHPMDVEVPHENKESDGGKDDNSATDADISKKIDSADLGYSEQLNLDRSSGDDSMEEDVLETRQIDSKYNSEEVENRSEKSEVPVVKEESHIAILGDAISEKKDVHVENENRPAALADKRKLNDLAAVGNNEPLKRQRRWNSEGLKVPEPQSSTTPTTTPKETFQTTPKDTIQPTALKRNFSRSDSTNSENTPKERVVPPSQKPPTNSLRIDRFLRPFTLKAVHELLGKTGSVTSFWMDHIKTHCYVTYSSVEEATETRNAVYNLQWPPNGGRLLVAEFVDPQEVKTRAEEAPQTPTTPASAGPTVPPAPPTSQPQPSPRQHRQQLPPPPPVLPPPPPLSNPPQTRERVHLPPPPPLPEKLDPPIVTLDDLFRKTKATPRIYYLPLSEEQVAAKLAAQGKNTKQ from the exons ATGTCGTCACCATATCCAGTTCTTGGCAATCGGTCAATTGATCAGTGGAAGGTTACGGAGCTAAAAGAGGAACTTAAGAGAAGGAAATTAACAACCAAGGGTTTGAAGGATGACTTGATTAGACGTTTGGATGAAGCTCTTCGCGTTGAAATGGAAAATGCTAAAGAAGATGTGGATAATGGTGTTGATTTTGGAAGCAAACCTGTAGTTGGAGAAAAAGATGCTCCGACAGTGCCAGTTGCTGCAGGAACAGCTAAAGAGCTTGCAAATTCTGGTGgcaacaagaacaagaacaagaataCAGATAGTGGTATGGTTCAGGTTGACATTAATGACAGTGCAGCAGCTTTGGATCAAGGAAAAGTTGGGGAAGGTGACATACTTGGTGGTACTGATGCTGCTAGGGTGGAAGAGGAGCTGGTTGTTCATTCTACTACTGTAGAAACCAGCATTGAAGTAACGGAGACTGTGACATCTGAAGTAGTTTTGAGTGAGCACAATTTGGAGAATATTGAAACTCAAAAGGAGAATGGAAACTCAAAGTCCTTGATGGAGAATGACGATTTGAAGCCCCAGCTAGAGAATGAGGATTCAATGCCACAGCTGGAGAATGAGGATCCAAAGCCCCAGCTGGAGAATGAGGATTCAAAGCCCCAGCTGGAGAATGAGGATTCAAAGCCCCAACTGGAGAATGAGGGTTTAAAGCCTCCCCCCGAAGGTTTCATGCTCGACTCTTCAACTCCGGAGAACCAGGTATCTGAGGTCAGCCCTATTTTAGGGTCTCAAGTAAAATCTGATTCTATTTCTACTGATTCTGTGtcaattaatgaaaaaattgaacTAAAGGATAATGTAATTGCTGATCATGTCAAATTAGAACTAGATGTTGTTAACCCTGAGATGGTGGAACCATCATCCAGCAATGTTGTTCCAGTTGGTGGCGAATCACATCCAATGGATGTTGAAGTGCCACATGAGAACAAGGAATCTGATGGAGGGAAAGATGACAATAGTGCTACAGATGCAGACATAAGCAAGAAAATTGATAGTGCAGATTTAGGGTACTCAGAACAGTTAAATTTAGACAGGAGTTCTGGTGATGATTCCATGGAAGAGGATGTGCTGGAGACTAGGCAAATTGATTCGAAGTATAATTCTGAAGAAGTTGAAAATAGAAGCGAGAAAAGTGAAGTTCCTGTTGTAAAGGAGGAAAGTCATATTGCTATTCTTGGGGATGCTATATCTGAAAAGAAAGATGTCCATGTTGAGAATGAGAATCGACCAGCTGCACTTGCCGATAAAAGAAAACTTAACG ATCTAGCGGCAGTTGGAAATAATGAGCCACTCAAGAGGCAGCGCAGGTGGAACTCTGAAGGCCTCAAAGTGCCAGAGCCCCAGAGCTCTACTACTCCTACCACTACCCCAAAGGAGACTTTCCAGACTACGCCCAAGGACACTATCCAACCTACTGCTTTGAAGCGTAATTTCTCTAGGTCAGACTCTACAAATAGTGAGAATACACCCAAGGAACGTGTTG TTCCACCATCGCAAAAACCTCCGACTAATTCCCTTAGAATTGATCGATTTCTGCGTCCCTTTACCTTGAAAGCAGTGCACGAACTTCTGGGCAAAACCGGGAGTGTTACAAGTTTCTGGATGGACCACATCAAGACCCACTGCTATGTTACC TACTCATCAGTTGAAGAAGCCACAGAAACGAGGAATGCTGTGTATAACTTACAATGGCCTCCGAATGGTGGGCGTCTCCTAGTGGCTGAGTTTGTTGATCCTCAGGAGGTGAAAACGCGGGCTGAGGAGGCTCCTCAGACTCCAACTACGCCTGCCAGTGCTGGTCCTACTGTTCCTCCAGCACCACCCACCTCACAGCCCCAGCCCTCACCCCGTCAACATAGGCAGCAACTTCCACCCCCACCTCCTGTTCTTCCACCACCGCCACCTTTGTCTAACCCACCTCAAACAAGAGAGCGGGTTCATCTTCCACCCCCACCTCCGCTTCCAGAGAAACTTGACCCTCCTATTGTAACTCTGGACGATCTGTTTCGGAAAACCAAAGCAACCCCTCGAATATACTATTTGCCTTTGTCAGAAGAACAAGTAGCAGCAAAACTTGCAGCGCAGGGCAAAAACACCAAGCAGTAG
- the LOC132165784 gene encoding large ribosomal subunit protein eL30-like — translation MAAGKKTKKTHESINNRLQLVMKSGKFTLGYKTVLRTLRNSKGKLIIISNNCPPLRKSEIEYYAMLAKVGVHHYSGNNNDLGTACGKYFRVSCLSVIDPGDSDIIKTLPGDH, via the exons ATGGCCGCCGGCAAGAAAACC AAGAAGACCCACGAGAGCATCAACAACAGGCTCCAGCTCGTGATGAAGAGTGGCAAGTTCACGCTCGGCTATAAAACCGTGCTTCGCACTCTCAGGAACTCCAAAG GCAAACTGATTATAATTTCCAATAACTGTCCGCCTCTAAGGAAATCCGAGATTGAGTACTACGCGATGCTCGCCAAAGTTGGGGTTCACCATTATAGTGGAA ACAATAATGACTTGGGAACAGCTTGCGGCAAGTATTTCCGTGTCTCTTGCCTTAGCGTTATTGATCCAG GTGATTCTGATATCATTAAGACACTGCCCGGTGACCATTAA
- the LOC132166766 gene encoding uncharacterized protein LOC132166766: MNSVFSEQILADKLSKLNSTQQCIETLSHWCIFHRSKAELVVTTWDKQFHSSQMVQKVPLLYLANDILQNSKRKGNEFVAEFWKVLPAALKDVIEKGDDHGKNVVSRLVAIWEERRVFGSRARSLKEVMLGEEVPQPLELNKKRSRSVRIVKRDSRSIRTKLSIGGTAEKIVSAFHLVLSEHPNEDAEMSKCKSAVHRVRKMEKDVDIACANANDPKRKTLSKELEEEENILKQCIEKLNSVEASRVALVSQLKEALNEQESELENVRTQMQVAQAQAEEASNMRKRLDDEDYVSKPSTASTPPIDAGQTPRKSAAAIAAEVADKLAASSSSQLIMTSVLSTFAAQEAKNAGLVKVSPPSNSHDSMGKPEKSMPVSDPNAFMSPQSFTAPPNHSYQSVLVPQSTMQNQVPTSQAQYHIIPNPSSQQYLQASGGIMAPYGYNSMGPLPPGPPPPPPHMVNPMVPLTLQVTQQQTIPLTQQPPAPPSFRPLQPPGMVFYGNPHHSQ; encoded by the exons ATGAATAGTGTTTTCAGTGAGCAGATTCTTGCAGATAAGCTCTCCAAGCTCAACAGCACCCAGCAGTGCATTGAAA CTTTGTCACATTGGTGTATATTTCACCGGAGCAAAGCAGAACTGGTTGTTACAACATGGGATAAACAGTTCCACAGTTCGCAGATGGTTCAGAAAGTTCCCCTTTTGTACCTTGCAAACGACATTCTACAGAATAGCAAGCGCAAAGGAAATGAATTTGTTGCCGAGTTTTGGAAGGTTCTCCCTGCTGCGCTCAAAGATGTTATTGAGAAAGGAGATGATCATGGAAAAAATGTGGTCTCTAGATTG gtTGCTATATGGGAAGAAAGGAGAGTATTTGGGTCCCGTGCACGAAGCCTTAAAGAAGTAATGCTTGGAGAAGAAGTGCCTCAACCATTGGAGTTAAACAAAAAGCGTTCACGATCGGTCAGAATTGTAAAAAGGGATTCACGCTCTATTAGGACG AAATTGTCCATTGGAGGTACAGCGGAAAAGATAGTGTCGGCGTTTCACTTGGTGCTCAGCGAACATCCCAATGAAGATGCAGAAATGAGTAAATGCAAGTCTGCAGTTCACCGGGTGAGGAAGATGGAGAAAGATGTCGATATTGCCTGTGCTAATG CAAATGATCCAAAGCGAAAAACTCTGTCCAAAGAACTGGAGGAGGAGGAAAATATTTTGAAACAGTGTATTGAAAAACTTAATTCAGTTGAAGCAAGTAGAGTAGCGCTTGTATCTCAGTTAAAAGAAGCCCTGAATGAACAG GAATCTGAACTGGAGAATGTCCGAACTCAGATGCAG GTAGCTCAGGCACAGGCAGAGGAAGCCAGCAACATGCGAAAGCGGCTTGATGATGAAGATTATGTATCGAAACCATCCACTGCAAGCACTCCACCAATTGATGCAGGACAGACACCTAGGAAGTCAGCTGCAGCCATTGCAGCAGAGGTTGCAGACAAGCTTGCAGCTTCTAGCTCCTCCCAACTGATTATGACTTCTGTTCTCTCTACATTTGCAGCTCAAGAGGCAAAGAATGCCGGTCTAGTAAAGGTCTCCCCACCATCAAATTCACATGATTCAATGGGGAAACCTGAAAAGTCTATGCCAGTCTCAGATCCTAATGCTTTCATGTCACCACAGTCATTTACTGCACCACCAAACCATTCGTATCAATCAGTTTTGGTTCCGCAATCAACAATGCAGAACCAAGTCCCAACCTCTCAAGCTCAATATCATATAATCCCAAACCCATCATCCCAACAGTATTTGCAGGCATCAGGAGGAATCATGGCCCCATATGGTTATAATAGCATGGGACCCCTACCGCCAGGACCGCCGCCTCCCCCGCCCCATATGGTCAACCCTATGGTGCCTTTGACTTTGCAAGTAACTCAGCAGCAAACAATACCCTTAACACAGCAACCCCCAGCACCTCCTAGTTTCCGGCCACTTCAGCCGCCCGGAATGGTATTCTATGGTAATCCTCACCATTCTCAATGA
- the LOC132165926 gene encoding short-chain dehydrogenase RED1 → MDPYDKQVVLITGCSAGGIGHALALAFAANNCLVVATSRSRGSMADLEQDHRFFLQELDVLSDASVQHVLSSVLERYGRIDVLVNNAGVQCVAPLAEIPPSALQNTFNTNVFGSMRLVQAVAPHMASRKKGKIVNVGSITVMAPGPWSGAYTASKAALHAITDTLRLELRPLGIDVINVVPGAITSNIANSALATYNRMPEWKLYKPFEAAIRERASYSQGLRSTPTEEFAKKTVAAVLKKNPPAWFSYGHLSTIAAIMHHLPLFIKDFIIKKAVKC, encoded by the exons ATGGATCCCTACGACAAACAAGTGGTACTAATCACTGGGTGTTCGGCCGGAGGCATCGGCCACGCCCTTGCCCTCGCGTTCGCAGCCAACAACTGCCTGGTCGTGGCCACGAGCAGGTCCCGGGGTTCAATGGCTGATCTGGAGCAGGACCACAGGTTCTTCCTGCAAGAGCTTGATGTTCTCTCCGACGCCAGCGTACAGCACGTGCTGTCCAGTGTTCTGGAGCGGTACGGTCGGATAGATGTTCTGGTGAACAACGCTGGAGTCCAGTGTGTGGCCCCCCTTGCCGAGATCCCTCCCTCTGCTCTCCAAAACACTTTCAATACCAATGTGTTTG GTTCTATGCGGTTGGTTCAAGCTGTTGCTCCTCACATGGCATCCAGGAAAAAGGGAAAGATTGTAAATGTGGGAAGCATAACTGTTATGGCTCCTGGACCATGGTCTGGTGCTTATACTGCATCCAAAGCTGCTCTGCATGCAATCACCGATACATTGAG ATTGGAACTCAGACCATTAGGGATCGATGTTATCAATGTTGTCCCAGGAGCTATTACATCCAACATAGCAAATTCTGCCCTAGCCACCTACAACCGGATGCCTGAGTGGAAATTATACAAGCCTTTTGAAGCAGCCATCCGAGAGAGAGCCTCTTATTCACAAGGATTGAGGTCAACCCCAACAGAGGAGTTTGCTAAGAAGACTGTGGCTGCTGTGCTGAAGAAGAATCCACCGGCCTGGTTCTCCTATGGCCATCTCTCCACCATCGCGGCAATCATGCACCATCTGCCACTCTTTATTAAAGATTTTATCATAAAGAAAGCCGTGAAATGTTGA